One window of Methylococcus sp. EFPC2 genomic DNA carries:
- a CDS encoding YraN family protein gives MKPDGPAHLVAGRRAEDEALAYLQAHGLKLIERNYRCRQGEIDLVMEEGNGLVFVEVRYRADPRYGSALESVGGRKRTRLIAAASHYLATHRADRPARFDVIGLQPEDGKISTQWIKNAFSAF, from the coding sequence GTGAAGCCCGACGGCCCGGCTCATCTCGTCGCCGGCCGTCGGGCGGAGGACGAGGCCCTGGCGTATCTGCAAGCCCACGGCCTGAAGCTGATCGAACGCAACTACCGCTGCCGCCAGGGGGAAATCGACCTGGTGATGGAAGAAGGAAACGGGCTGGTCTTCGTCGAGGTGCGCTACCGGGCCGACCCCCGCTACGGCAGCGCACTGGAGAGCGTCGGCGGGCGCAAGCGCACCCGCCTCATCGCCGCCGCGAGCCACTATCTGGCCACCCACCGCGCGGACCGGCCGGCCCGCTTCGACGTCATCGGCCTACAGCCGGAGGACGGCAAGATTTCCACGCAATGGATCAAGAACGCTTTTTCGGCATTTTGA
- a CDS encoding phosphoheptose isomerase has translation MSLQERIHQQFRDSLQTSQEALANLGELIEIAALRMAQSLVGDGKILCCGNGGSAAEAQHLSSELLNRFERERPGLPAIALTADSSTLTSIANDYRYEEVFAKQIRALGHAQDVLVVYTTSGNSPSILSAVMAAHDREMTVIALTGRDGGALVPVLGDSDVEIRVPSQSTARVQEVHLIITHCLCDLIDHQLFGY, from the coding sequence ATGAGCCTACAAGAACGCATACACCAGCAATTCAGAGACAGCCTGCAAACCAGCCAGGAAGCCCTGGCCAATCTGGGCGAGCTGATTGAAATCGCCGCCCTGCGCATGGCGCAGAGCCTGGTCGGCGACGGCAAGATATTGTGCTGCGGCAACGGCGGGTCGGCGGCCGAGGCCCAGCATCTGTCGTCCGAGCTGCTCAACCGCTTCGAACGCGAGCGCCCCGGCCTGCCGGCCATCGCGCTGACCGCCGACAGCTCGACGCTCACCTCCATCGCCAACGACTACCGCTACGAAGAGGTGTTCGCCAAGCAAATACGCGCCTTAGGGCACGCCCAGGACGTCCTCGTCGTCTACACCACCAGCGGCAACTCGCCCAGCATCCTGTCGGCCGTGATGGCCGCCCACGACCGCGAGATGACCGTGATCGCCCTCACCGGCCGCGACGGCGGCGCCCTCGTTCCGGTCCTGGGCGACAGCGACGTGGAAATCCGCGTGCCCTCGCAATCGACCGCACGCGTGCAGGAAGTCCACCTGATCATCACCCACTGTTTGTGCGATCTGATCGACCACCAGTTGTTCGGGTATTAA